The Frondihabitans australicus genome includes a region encoding these proteins:
- a CDS encoding COG4280 domain-containing protein produces the protein MSANDIALFVAVFLACVVEAVEATTIVLAAGTSRSWRSATQGVIAGVVLLAVVVAVVGPAIQLLPLDVLRVVVGGLLLVFGLQWLRKAVNRSSGYKPLHDEAEIYRKQLDAARAAQNTSKLFVSDWYAFTLSFKGVVLEGLEVVFIVLTFGTNQKNIPVAVLAAAVAVVVVVLLGIAVRGPLSRVPENTMKFVVGIMLTSFGIFWGAEGAGAAWPGADLSLLVIAPSVAVFCLILVFAMSAYRRSKGIPAAGEKSPAAAASAAPATTVAGEGPVGGGSPAATATATVTAAPATTAAPATTARRGLGSRLAAIGLFLYDFVIGDDWQVAAGVAIGLIVTALVAPAWAGAFLITALVAAALLPYSIRRALR, from the coding sequence ATGAGCGCGAACGACATCGCCCTCTTCGTCGCCGTCTTTCTCGCCTGCGTCGTCGAGGCCGTCGAAGCGACGACCATCGTCCTGGCCGCCGGCACGAGCCGCAGCTGGCGCTCGGCCACGCAGGGCGTGATCGCCGGCGTCGTGCTCCTCGCGGTGGTCGTCGCCGTCGTGGGGCCGGCGATCCAGCTGCTGCCCCTCGACGTGCTGCGCGTCGTGGTGGGCGGGCTCCTGCTCGTCTTCGGCCTGCAGTGGCTGCGGAAGGCCGTCAACCGGTCGAGCGGCTACAAGCCGCTGCACGACGAGGCCGAGATCTACCGCAAGCAGCTCGACGCCGCCCGTGCCGCGCAGAACACCTCGAAGCTCTTCGTGAGCGACTGGTACGCGTTCACCCTGTCGTTCAAGGGCGTCGTGCTCGAGGGCCTCGAGGTCGTCTTCATCGTCCTCACCTTCGGCACGAACCAGAAGAACATCCCGGTGGCCGTCCTCGCCGCCGCGGTCGCGGTCGTCGTGGTGGTGCTGCTCGGCATCGCCGTGCGCGGGCCGCTCTCGCGCGTGCCCGAGAACACCATGAAGTTCGTCGTGGGCATCATGCTCACCTCGTTCGGCATCTTCTGGGGTGCCGAGGGCGCCGGAGCAGCGTGGCCGGGTGCCGACCTCTCCCTCCTGGTGATCGCGCCGAGCGTCGCCGTCTTCTGCCTGATCCTCGTCTTCGCCATGAGCGCGTACCGCCGCTCGAAGGGCATCCCCGCCGCCGGCGAGAAGAGCCCGGCCGCCGCGGCGTCCGCGGCCCCGGCCACCACGGTCGCGGGGGAGGGCCCGGTGGGCGGGGGCAGCCCGGCGGCGACCGCCACGGCGACGGTGACCGCGGCTCCTGCGACCACGGCCGCACCCGCGACGACGGCGCGGCGGGGCCTCGGCTCGCGCCTGGCCGCGATCGGCCTCTTCCTCTACGACTTCGTCATCGGCGACGACTGGCAGGTCGCGGCGGGCGTGGCGATCGGGCTGATCGTGACGGCTCTCGTGGCACCGGCCTGGGCGGGCGCGTTCCTCATCACGGCGCTCGTCGCGGCGGCGCTCCTGCCCTACAGCATCCGGCGCGCGCTGCGCTGA
- a CDS encoding ABC transporter substrate-binding protein produces MTARSRIAALGVLAVAAAALTGCTAAAHGTTTASTAATSAAKEPLTLYAAVAYDAMVSKAFTAKTGIPVKVVDDSTGPLLTKIAAEKNNPQWSLFWADGATAYASLDQQGLLGSYTPSASYDAVGKSVVPADHSYTPTGVTLVPGLIYNSAKISAPTSYDDLLSSTFKNQGGMNDPAQSGPTYPLIAGLMNQFGGEKNGVAKGEAYLSKLKANGIKVYPTNGDTLHALETGQINYGLIQSSAALGEVLTAKTSATFKPKVVYLSKSTLLPANLAMSKSLDAVQKKEAGEYIDFALSSQGQALMQKADPAGDSLFYPIVSGGTPLPGMTAFPTAYQTIDPKFWGPLQGQVTTWFDSNVK; encoded by the coding sequence ATGACTGCCCGATCCCGCATCGCCGCCCTCGGAGTCCTCGCCGTGGCGGCCGCCGCCCTGACCGGATGCACGGCGGCGGCTCACGGAACGACCACCGCGTCGACGGCCGCCACGAGCGCCGCGAAGGAGCCGCTCACGCTCTACGCCGCCGTCGCCTACGACGCGATGGTCTCGAAGGCGTTCACGGCCAAGACCGGGATCCCGGTGAAGGTCGTCGACGACAGCACCGGCCCGCTCCTCACCAAGATCGCCGCCGAGAAGAACAACCCGCAGTGGTCGCTGTTCTGGGCCGACGGCGCCACGGCGTACGCGTCGCTCGACCAGCAGGGCCTGCTCGGCTCGTACACGCCCTCGGCGTCGTACGACGCGGTCGGGAAGTCGGTCGTGCCGGCCGACCACAGCTACACGCCCACCGGTGTCACGCTCGTGCCGGGGCTCATCTACAACTCGGCCAAGATCTCGGCGCCGACCAGCTACGACGACCTCCTGTCGTCGACCTTCAAAAACCAGGGCGGTATGAACGACCCGGCGCAGTCCGGGCCCACCTATCCGCTCATCGCGGGCCTGATGAACCAGTTCGGCGGCGAGAAGAACGGCGTCGCCAAGGGCGAGGCGTACCTCTCGAAGCTCAAGGCGAACGGCATCAAGGTGTACCCGACGAACGGCGACACCCTGCACGCCCTCGAGACCGGCCAGATCAACTACGGCCTCATCCAGAGCTCCGCCGCCCTCGGCGAGGTGCTGACCGCCAAGACGAGCGCGACGTTCAAGCCGAAGGTGGTCTACCTCTCGAAGTCGACGCTGCTTCCGGCGAACCTCGCGATGTCGAAGAGCCTCGACGCCGTGCAGAAGAAGGAGGCCGGCGAGTACATCGACTTCGCGCTGTCGTCGCAGGGCCAGGCGCTCATGCAGAAGGCCGACCCGGCCGGCGACTCGCTGTTCTACCCGATCGTCTCGGGCGGCACCCCGCTGCCCGGCATGACGGCGTTCCCGACCGCGTACCAGACGATCGACCCGAAGTTCTGGGGTCCGCTCCAGGGCCAGGTCACGACCTGGTTCGACTCGAACGTCAAATGA
- a CDS encoding Chromate resistance protein ChrB produces MADDSPTTEASSPSSSEWLVLVYRIPSEPTRLRATVWRRLKALGAIYLQNSVAALPKSLAAERALRKLRHEILEMSGTASLLSSSVLVGESSILDTYQAARTDEYDEIVDRCTGFLAEIEKEYTKNHFTYAELEENEVDHTKLVNWLEKVRSRDEFGAPGRAEAEAALQKCTDALEEYAARVYAEEPEGH; encoded by the coding sequence GTGGCAGACGACTCCCCCACCACCGAGGCCTCCTCCCCCTCCAGCAGCGAGTGGCTGGTGCTGGTGTACCGGATCCCGTCCGAGCCCACCCGCCTGCGCGCGACGGTGTGGCGGCGGCTCAAGGCGCTCGGCGCGATCTACCTGCAGAACTCCGTCGCAGCCCTCCCGAAGAGCCTCGCCGCCGAGCGCGCGCTGCGGAAGCTCCGCCACGAGATCCTCGAGATGTCGGGCACGGCCTCGCTCCTGAGCAGCAGTGTCTTGGTGGGCGAGTCGAGCATCCTCGACACCTACCAGGCCGCCCGCACCGACGAGTACGACGAGATAGTCGACCGCTGCACCGGATTCCTCGCCGAGATCGAGAAGGAGTACACGAAGAACCACTTCACGTACGCCGAGCTCGAGGAGAACGAGGTCGACCACACCAAGCTGGTCAACTGGCTGGAGAAGGTGCGCTCGCGCGACGAGTTCGGCGCCCCCGGGCGAGCCGAGGCCGAGGCGGCGCTGCAGAAGTGCACCGACGCGCTCGAGGAGTACGCCGCACGGGTCTACGCCGAGGAGCCCGAGGGCCACTGA
- a CDS encoding mannosyltransferase family protein, which translates to MTALDGAGLDRGAPRLDGSRRASPPPSLARVSWRPALLGTAAIWVVVRLVLTVYSLVVTSTSTAVPVQPAVPHSFFTLLYHWDSSYFLEIAHNGYFAAADPPDLQAFLPGYPLAGRLATLVLFPGQGPTVPHLLVGLWLAAAIPSFVAGVGLWRITEDRFGPRVAAGAVVLLLAGPYSVFLAASYSESLFLAFAVFAWYHALRGRWWAAGLLAAGASLTRIDGVFLAVALGVVVLQEHGRLTRRAVLRAVGVVALSLSTLVGYFVYLAAVTGDPLSWLTAERHGWHRRFTVPWVSGLETLRTALDPARSSPLRAQALLEVVFAILCLAGLVVLARRRRWGAVILVGSTLASLMTSTTYLSLSRESLLLFPLTMTVASYRDHPSRRWVFRAGLAASILLLFFNTHQFVLGLWTQ; encoded by the coding sequence GTGACCGCGCTCGACGGGGCCGGGCTCGATCGCGGCGCACCGAGGCTCGACGGATCGCGTCGCGCGTCCCCGCCCCCGTCGCTCGCGCGTGTGTCGTGGCGCCCCGCGCTCCTCGGGACGGCCGCGATCTGGGTCGTCGTCCGGCTCGTGCTCACGGTCTACTCGCTCGTGGTGACCTCGACGAGCACGGCGGTGCCGGTTCAGCCGGCGGTGCCGCACTCGTTCTTCACTTTGCTGTACCACTGGGACAGCTCGTACTTCCTCGAGATCGCCCACAACGGCTACTTCGCCGCCGCCGACCCGCCCGACCTCCAGGCGTTCCTCCCCGGCTACCCGCTGGCCGGCCGCCTCGCGACCCTCGTGCTCTTCCCGGGGCAGGGCCCGACCGTTCCGCACCTGCTGGTGGGGCTGTGGCTCGCCGCCGCCATCCCGTCGTTCGTCGCCGGGGTTGGCCTCTGGCGCATCACGGAGGACCGCTTCGGTCCGCGCGTCGCCGCGGGCGCCGTCGTGCTCCTGCTGGCCGGGCCCTACTCGGTGTTCCTCGCCGCGTCGTACTCGGAGTCGCTCTTCCTCGCGTTCGCCGTGTTCGCCTGGTACCACGCGCTGCGCGGCCGCTGGTGGGCCGCCGGACTCCTCGCGGCGGGCGCGTCGCTCACGCGCATCGACGGCGTCTTCCTCGCCGTCGCGCTCGGCGTGGTGGTACTGCAGGAGCACGGTCGCCTCACCCGCCGAGCCGTCCTCCGCGCCGTCGGGGTCGTCGCGCTGTCGCTCTCGACGCTCGTCGGCTACTTCGTCTACCTTGCCGCCGTCACCGGCGACCCGCTCTCCTGGCTCACCGCCGAGCGCCACGGCTGGCATCGCCGGTTCACCGTGCCGTGGGTGTCGGGGCTCGAGACGCTCAGGACCGCGCTCGACCCGGCACGGTCGTCGCCTCTCCGGGCGCAGGCTCTGCTCGAGGTGGTGTTCGCGATCCTGTGCCTGGCGGGCCTCGTCGTGCTGGCGAGGCGTCGGCGGTGGGGCGCCGTGATCCTCGTCGGGTCGACCCTCGCCTCGCTCATGACGAGCACGACCTACCTCTCGCTGTCGCGCGAGAGCCTGCTGCTCTTCCCGCTGACGATGACCGTCGCCTCGTACCGCGACCATCCGAGCAGGCGCTGGGTCTTCCGCGCCGGGCTCGCCGCGAGCATCCTGCTGCTGTTCTTCAACACGCACCAGTTCGTCCTGGGGCTCTGGACACAGTGA
- a CDS encoding ABC transporter ATP-binding protein, whose amino-acid sequence MTLLDRRTAAAPRDGGGHEVVVRGATKRYGRATALDGVDLEIEPGRFMVLLGPSGSGKTTLLRGIAGIEAFDDGTVHFGDTPISSGRTSVPAERRDVAMVFQDYALWPHMTVAQNVEYALRRRSLQGSARRSLAATALERVGLDGLGARYPHELSGGQQQRVALARAVVAEPALLLFDEPLSNLDADLRERLRVEISTLARSSGATSLYITHDQSEAFALADEIAVLRDGRVVQRGTPEEVYRHPVNPFVAGFTGLAGAVEGTVTGVAGPYAVVRVGDDEILARPGLLDGVSGDVRILVRPTATRLVSGDAPEASGHLAGRVVDIAFRGRGYDHVVETAHGRLAGVFAERSWRRDVGCRIALDPDGCLAFPA is encoded by the coding sequence ATGACCCTCCTCGACCGACGAACCGCAGCCGCACCCCGTGACGGAGGCGGCCACGAGGTGGTCGTGCGCGGCGCCACCAAGCGCTACGGCCGCGCCACGGCGCTCGACGGCGTCGACCTGGAGATCGAGCCGGGCCGGTTCATGGTGCTCCTCGGGCCGTCCGGCTCGGGCAAGACCACTCTGCTGCGGGGCATCGCCGGCATCGAGGCCTTCGACGACGGCACCGTCCACTTCGGCGACACGCCCATCAGCTCGGGGCGCACGAGCGTCCCCGCCGAGCGCCGCGACGTCGCCATGGTCTTCCAGGACTACGCGCTCTGGCCGCACATGACGGTGGCGCAGAACGTCGAGTACGCGCTCCGGAGGCGCTCCCTGCAGGGTTCCGCGCGGCGCAGCCTGGCGGCGACCGCACTCGAACGCGTCGGCCTCGACGGCCTCGGGGCGCGCTATCCGCACGAGCTCTCCGGCGGCCAGCAGCAGCGCGTCGCGCTGGCCCGCGCCGTGGTCGCCGAGCCCGCGCTGCTGCTGTTCGACGAGCCGCTGTCGAATCTCGACGCCGACCTCCGCGAGCGGCTCCGGGTGGAGATCTCGACCCTGGCTCGGTCGTCCGGCGCGACGTCGCTCTACATCACCCACGACCAGTCGGAGGCGTTCGCGCTCGCCGACGAGATCGCCGTGCTGCGCGACGGCCGAGTGGTGCAGCGCGGCACGCCGGAAGAGGTCTACCGGCACCCGGTGAACCCGTTCGTCGCGGGATTCACCGGCCTCGCGGGCGCGGTCGAGGGGACGGTCACCGGGGTCGCGGGGCCGTACGCGGTCGTGCGGGTGGGCGACGACGAGATCCTGGCGCGGCCCGGCCTCCTCGACGGGGTGAGCGGCGACGTCCGGATCCTGGTGCGCCCGACGGCCACCCGACTCGTCTCCGGCGACGCCCCCGAGGCGAGCGGGCATCTGGCCGGGCGCGTCGTCGACATCGCCTTCCGCGGCCGGGGTTACGACCACGTCGTCGAGACCGCTCACGGTCGACTCGCCGGCGTCTTCGCGGAGCGCTCCTGGCGTCGCGACGTGGGGTGCCGCATCGCGCTCGACCCGGACGGCTGCCTCGCCTTCCCCGCCTGA
- a CDS encoding ABC transporter permease, with translation MIALATPRDAAASLAGEALTDSPEAAARRLPRRRRRVSALTVFWVVIVAILVLPIALFLAVAFSPALLSQGPQWFTLDAFRQALTGQLLTGVVDSLGVGVSTAVLSAAIGFALAWLVLRTNAPGRRIATGLVFALLLAPSYLIALGWERLLEPNGVLAVLGVPDAGLRATIYGPVGVVVVLTMKGIPFAFLAIANAVRGLGDEFQDALRVHGGGRAAALRLNVAMLAPAIWAALAIVFAESVSDFGVASTLANDSHFVVATYTLYTAVEAFPVDFPVASAVSWVLLVLVALALLAQGRALRGRSFRVLGGRSRPASRARLGVPGALTAALFVGVVAVVGVGVPAFGAVSASLISNLGSLGAHSVTLGNYTRVLTSPDLLGPLKYSAILATVTASVTVVMATVCARLLAASGATASGRILDLVLLGAVALPGIVFAAGYIFAYNLPLTNALGIHLYGTTTLLVLAYIATALPSTSRVLVGTMGQLQESMTHASRVHGSGAARAWATIVLPIVSRPLLSAWLLTFTATLLELPVSQLLAPAGTQPVSVGIDVALGKYDFGGATAMEVLAILFALAVVGAGYALYRLAAPVGWRTLGKAR, from the coding sequence ATGATCGCCCTCGCGACGCCGCGTGACGCGGCCGCCTCCCTCGCCGGAGAGGCCCTGACCGACTCCCCGGAGGCGGCCGCGCGCCGGCTGCCGCGTCGGCGGCGTCGCGTCAGCGCCCTCACCGTCTTCTGGGTCGTCATCGTCGCGATCCTGGTGCTGCCCATCGCGCTCTTCCTCGCCGTCGCGTTCAGCCCGGCGCTCCTGAGTCAGGGCCCGCAGTGGTTCACCCTCGACGCGTTCCGCCAGGCCCTCACCGGGCAGCTGCTCACAGGCGTCGTCGACTCGCTCGGCGTCGGCGTCTCGACGGCGGTGCTGTCGGCGGCGATCGGGTTCGCGCTGGCGTGGCTTGTGCTGCGGACGAACGCTCCGGGCCGCAGGATCGCGACGGGGCTCGTCTTCGCGCTGCTCCTGGCGCCCTCGTACCTCATCGCCCTCGGCTGGGAGCGTCTGCTCGAGCCGAACGGCGTCCTCGCCGTGCTGGGCGTGCCCGACGCCGGCCTGCGAGCGACGATCTACGGCCCGGTCGGAGTCGTCGTCGTGCTCACCATGAAGGGCATTCCGTTCGCGTTCCTCGCCATCGCGAACGCGGTCCGCGGCCTGGGCGACGAGTTCCAGGACGCCCTCCGGGTGCACGGGGGCGGTCGCGCGGCCGCCCTGCGCCTGAACGTCGCGATGCTGGCTCCGGCGATCTGGGCGGCGCTCGCGATCGTGTTCGCCGAGTCGGTGAGCGACTTCGGCGTTGCGTCGACGCTGGCGAACGACTCGCACTTCGTCGTCGCGACCTACACGCTCTACACGGCCGTCGAGGCGTTCCCGGTCGACTTCCCGGTGGCGTCGGCGGTCAGCTGGGTGCTCCTCGTGCTCGTCGCGCTCGCGCTCCTGGCGCAGGGGCGCGCGCTCCGCGGGCGCAGCTTCCGCGTGCTCGGGGGCCGCTCGCGGCCGGCGTCGCGTGCTCGGCTCGGCGTGCCAGGCGCCCTGACCGCCGCGCTCTTCGTCGGGGTGGTGGCCGTAGTGGGCGTGGGCGTCCCAGCGTTCGGCGCCGTCTCGGCCTCGCTCATCTCGAACCTCGGGTCGCTCGGGGCGCACAGCGTCACGCTCGGCAACTACACGCGGGTGCTCACCAGCCCCGACCTCCTCGGCCCGCTGAAGTACTCGGCGATCCTGGCCACCGTGACCGCCAGCGTGACGGTGGTCATGGCGACCGTGTGCGCGCGGCTCCTCGCCGCCTCGGGAGCGACCGCGAGCGGCAGGATCCTCGACCTCGTCCTACTCGGCGCCGTGGCCCTGCCTGGCATCGTCTTCGCCGCCGGCTACATCTTCGCCTACAACCTGCCGCTCACGAACGCCCTCGGGATCCACCTCTACGGCACCACGACGCTCCTGGTCCTCGCCTACATCGCGACCGCGCTGCCGTCGACGTCGCGCGTCCTCGTCGGCACGATGGGCCAGCTGCAGGAGTCGATGACGCACGCGTCCCGGGTTCACGGCAGCGGCGCCGCCCGCGCCTGGGCCACCATCGTGCTGCCGATCGTCTCCCGCCCGCTCCTGTCGGCCTGGCTGCTCACCTTCACCGCGACGCTCCTGGAGCTGCCGGTGTCGCAGCTGCTCGCGCCCGCCGGAACCCAGCCGGTCTCGGTCGGGATCGACGTCGCGCTCGGCAAGTACGACTTCGGCGGCGCGACCGCCATGGAGGTGCTCGCCATCCTGTTCGCCCTCGCCGTCGTCGGCGCCGGCTACGCCCTCTACCGCCTCGCCGCACCCGTCGGCTGGCGCACCCTCGGAAAGGCCCGGTGA